One window of the Cryptomeria japonica chromosome 7, Sugi_1.0, whole genome shotgun sequence genome contains the following:
- the LOC131029659 gene encoding patellin-6 has product MDAQNEVDKFKLEEEKEEVNGGKEKFLEKKGSSFKKSSFFDLALTSFKEDSYFISDLRESEKKALNEFKERIESAIKANQFLLDAAEEGIAKEDHNAATSKEVNAEKPTNQDISKPDQNGGGIEKKSENGRSGAEGVQSHDNDDISIWGIPLLHTKGDERTDVILLKFLRARDFKVNDTFVMLQNCIAWRKKFGADKILEEDLAFDENLDSVAYMHCCDKDGHPVCYNAYGVFRDKDIYQKIFGDDEKLKRFLRWRVQILEKGIKLLNFKPGGVNAMIQITDLKNMPKRELRAASNQILALFQDNYPEMVAKKVFINVPWYFSALYSMFSPFLTQRTKSKFVIAREGKVTETLYKFISPENVPIQYGGLSRPKDGEVGPNKPAAEFTIKGGEKINLEIEGVESGATILWDLVVGGWDVTYWAEFVPSAGGSYTTVIDKTRKLSSSDEPVCNSFKASEAGKVVLIIDNTLSRKKKVAAYRYMVKKNLV; this is encoded by the exons ATGGATGCACAAAATGAAGTAGATAAGTTCAAGTTGGAAGAAGAGAAAGAGGAGGTGAATGGCGGTAAGGAGAAATTCCTAGAGAAGAAGGGTTCATCATTTAAGAAAAGCAGCTTCTTTGACCTGGCATTGACATCTTTCAAGGAGGATAGCTATTTCATATCAGATCTCAGAGAGTCAGAGAAGAAGGCTCTGAATGAATTCAAGGAGCGAATTGAGAGTGCCATTAAGGCCAATCAGTTCTTATTGGATGCAGCTGAAGAAGGCATTGCCAAAGAGGATCATAATGCAGCAACCAGTAAGGAAGTGAATGCTGAGAAACCCACCAATCAGGATATTAGTAAACCTGATCAGAATGGTGGTGGGATTGAAAAAAAGAGTGAGAATGGAAGAAGTGGCGCTGAGGGTGTGCAGAGCCATGATAATGATGATATATCCATTTGGGGAATCCCCCTGCTTCACACTAAGGGAGATGAGAGGACTGATGTCATACTCCTGAAGTTTCTGAGGGCCAGAGACTTCAAGGTAAATGACACATTCGTCATGTTGCAGAACTGTATTGCATGGAGGAAAAAGTTTGGTGCTGACAAAATACTTGAAGAGGATCTGGCATTTGATGAGAATCTGGATTCAGTTGCTTATATGCACTGCTGTGATAAGGATGGACACCCTGTTTGCTACAATGCTTACGGTGTTTTCCGCGACAAGGATATCTATCAGAAGATTTTTGGAGACGATGAAAAGTTGAAGAGATTTCTGAGGTGGAGAGTCCAAATTCTGGAGAAGGGTATCAAGCTACTGAATTTTAAACCTGGTGGTGTCAATGCAATGATTCAAATCACAGATCTCAAGAACATGCCAAAGAGGGAATTAAGAGCTGCATCGAATCAAATTCTTGCACTTTTCCAAGATAACTACCCAGAGATGGTAGCTAAAAAG GTATTCATAAATGTGCCGTGGTATTTCAGTGCATTGTATTCAATGTTTAGTCCCTTCCTAACCCAACGTACCAAGAGCAAATTTGTTATAGCACGTGAGGGTAAAGTTACAGAGACCTTGTACAA ATTTATATCCCCAGAGAATGTACCTATACAGTATGGCGGACTAAGCAGACCCAAGGATGGAGAGGTTGGTCCTAACAAACCTGCAGCAGAGTTCACCATTAAGGGTGGGGAAAAAATAAATCTCGAGATTGAAGGCGTGGAG TCTGGGGCAACAATTCTGTGGGACCTTGTAGTTGGTGGATGGGATGTTACCTATTGGGCAGAGTTTGTTCCAAGTGCAGGTGGAAGCTACACAACTGTTATAGACAAGACTAGGAAGCTGTCTTCCTCTGATGAACCAGTCTGCAATTCCTTCAAGGCATCGGAGGCAGGAAAAGTGGTCCTCATAATAGACAACACCCTATCAAGAAAGAAGAAGGTTGCAGCATATAGGTACATGGTAAAGAAGAACTTGGTCTAG